The window GGTCGCTCAGGCCTACGCGGGCCACCAGTTCGGCAACTACTCGCCCCGGCTCGGCGACGGGCGCGCGCTGCTGCTCGGTGAACTGGTCCACGCCGACGGCCTGCCCCGCGACCTGCACCTCAAGGGGTCCGGCCGCACCCCGTTCTCCCGGGGCGGGGACGGGTTCGCGGCGGTCGGGCCGATGCTGCGCGAGTATGTCGTCAGCGAGGCCATGCACGCCCTGGGCATCCCCACGACGCGGTCGCTCGCCGTCGTGGCGACCGGACGGGAGATCCGCCGCGAGACGGTGCTGCCCGGCGCGGTGCTCGCCAGGGTCGCCGGCAGCCACCTGCGGGTCGGCAGCTTCCAGTACGCGCGGGCCACCGACGACGTCGACTTGCTGCGTCGTCTCGCGGACCACGCGATCGCCCGGCACCACCCGGCCGCCGCCGACGCCGAGAACCCGTACCTAGCGCTGTTCGACGCGGTCGTCGCTGCTCAGTCGTCGCTGGTGGCGCGGTGGATGCTGGTCGGGTTCGTGCACGGCGTGATGAACACCGACAACGTCACGATCTCCGGCGAGACCATCGACTATGGGCCGTGCGCGTTCATGGAGGCGTACGACCCGGCCACCGTGTACAGCTCGATCGACCACGGCGGTCGCTACGCGTACGGCAACCAGCCGGGCATCACCGGATGGAACCTCGCGCGGCTCGCCGAGTCCCTGCTGCCGCTTTTTGCCGACGATGAGGACCGGGCGATCGCGCTGGCCGTCGACGCGCTCGGCGCGTTCCCCGGCCTGTACGAGAACGCGGTCACCGCCGGCACGCACGCGAAACTCGGCCTGCCCCAGGGCATCGACGCCGGCACGCTGGTCGAGGACCTGCGCACGATCCTGCGCGACAACCACGTCGACCACACCTCGTTCCACCGCCGCCTCGCCACCGGCGCCGCCCGTGACCTGGTGCTCGACCTCGCCGCGATCGACGGCTGGCTCGCGCGGTGGCGGGCGCTGTCGCCGGACACCGACGCGATGCGGCTGGTCAACCCGGCGTACGTGCCGCGCAACCACCTCGTCGAACAGGCGCTCGCCGCCGCCGTCGACGGCGACAACACCCCGCTGACGCGGCTGCTGGACGCGGTGACCGACCCGTTCACCGAGAGCGGGGACCGGGCCGAACTCGCCGAGCCTGCGCCGGCGGGTTCGGGCGCATACCGGACGTTCTGCGGTACCTGAGCCGCCATCCGGGCCGATCTTCCTGCCGAGTCGGCCGACCTGATCGCCCTCCCCGTCGCGCCCGCTCCTCGGCAGGCTGTGCTGTGGTCGGGCGACACGAAGGGGTTCAGGCGATGGAGATACCGCAGGACGCGCCGCGCTTGGACGGTGGGGCGCCTGGCGACGTGACCCCGGAGGCTCGGGTACGCGTTGTACCCCAAGGGGATCCCGACGCGGCGGCGCTGGAGGTGATCAAGCGCGTGGTGGTTGAACTGTCCACTTGGTACGGAGGCGCAAGTGACCGCACTTGCCCTGCAGTCACACCTGGCGATGATCCAGGGCAAACGTGCGGATCACGGCGCCGGCGGCCCAACTCGTGGGACCTCGCGATGATCCGCTACGTGGTCGGGGTCGAGCCGCTGGCGTCGGCGTCCGACGATGAGGTGGTCGGAGCTGGCCGGGCCGGTGATCCAGCGCTATCTGAACGGGTGAGTTGCCAGGCGCCACCGCGCCCGCTGTCGGCCCCCCGGCGGGCGCCGACAGACAACTCAGCGCACTCGGTCGGCTCCCCGCCTCGAGAGCGGGCAGCCGACCGAGTGAGGGGCGGCTACCGGCCGACCCTCCAGGTCTGCCAGCCGTTGCCGAGCCAGGTTGAGGCGCCCAGGGCTTGGCCGTTGCTCGGGTAGAGATACATGTCCCCGGAGCCGGAGATCAGGACGGCGTCCGCCTTGCCGTCGGCGGTGACGCCACGAACACTCCACTCGACATCGCCATCTCGACTCCTCCCGCCATGGCGAAACCGAGACCGACGCACACCGAGCGAACGACGCCCCGCAGCCACCGACCACCCGAACAGCCCCAAGCCAGGACAGACAGAAAGTCGAGCCAAGGCTTGGAGAGCTCGGCAGACGATCATCGACAAGCTCGGCCAATTCGCCGTCGCGGCGAAGTCCCTGGCCCGCCGGGAGGAGACCGTCCCCGCACTCAGCGGCGCGGGTGTCGCCGATGACTGACCCTGGTTTCGGTGTCAGCTGTTGCCTGTGAGTCGCAGCAGTTGGGCGCAGCCTTCGGCGAGGTCGTGGGTGGTGGTGAGCACCGTGCCGTCGGGTCGGACAACCGCCGCCCCTGCCCGCTGGAGCCAGTGGTGGAGGTCGTCGCCGGGGTGGGTCTCGATGAGGACGGCGTCCGCGGCTTCGAGGGCGGCGCGTTGGGTCGCGGTCGGAGTGGTTGTGGTGATGACCGCGAAACTGTGGGCGGCCACGTCGTCGAGTCGGCGGCCGTCGGGGAGGCAGGCGTTCGGGCAGAGAGTGCCCGCCAGGGCGCCGCGCAGCACGAGGCTGGAGCGGCGCAGGGTGGGGGTTTCGCTGCTGAGGACGCGGGCTTTGAGCCCGGGCAGGAGACGCAGCCGGGGCAGCACCAGGCGACGGAGGAAGTTGGCTGCCTCTCCGCCTTCGGTCATGGCATGGCCGACGAGTTTCGCCAGACGGATCATGGTGCGGGCATGGGGTGCTCGTTCGGCCTGGTAGGTGTCCAGTGTGGACTCCGGCAGGGCCCGCCGGAGAACACCGGCGAGTTTCCACGCGAGGTTGGCCGCGTCGCGCAGGCCGGCGCCCATGCCTTGGCCGATGAACGGGGGCGTGAGGTGGGCGGCGTCGCCGAGGAGGAACACCCGGCGGTCGCGCCAGCGGTCGGCGATGCGCGCTCGGAAGGTGTACTCGGCGCAGCGCACCAGTTCCAGGTCGTCTACCGGGATGTCCTTGGTCCACGGCTGGATCAGCGGGTGCAGCTTGATCAGCTCGCGGTAGTCCTCGGCGACCTCGTCGGGCGCGAGCCGGAACTCCCAGCGGTGGCGTCTTTTCCCGATCCGCATGTAGGTGGCGGCACGATCGCGGTCGCACACCTGGTGCACACCCTCCCACTGCCCGAGTTCGGCGTCGGTGGCCACGTCCACGACCAGCCACCGCTGGGCCAGACCCAGATCACGCATGGCGGCGCCGATCGACGCCCGCACCAAGCTGTTGGCACCGTCGCACCCGAGCACGTACTGGGCGTGGACCGACTCCGACGCGCCCGACGCGCGATCGGTGAACTCGACCCGCACCGAGTCGCTGTCCTGGACGACGGCCGTGACCTCGACGTCGCCGCGGAAGGTGACCGACGGGCGCCGGGCAAGGTTTTCGCGCAGGAGACGTTCCAGTTCCGGTTGGTCGAACATGTTGGCCTCGGGGAACCCATGTCTGCCCACGGTCGAACTGCGCCGGAACTCGGCGAGCACCCGCAGGTCGGAGTCGAGCAGCCGCAACCCATGGCAGGGCCAGGAGATGGCGGCGAACTCCTCCCCCAGCCCCATCCGGGCCAGGATGCGGTAGATCTCGTCGTCGAGGTGGACCGCCCGCGGTTGGGGGTAGACCGACTCCCACCGCTCAAGAACCAGGCACTCCACGCCCTGTTGACCGAGGAGCGCGGCCGCCGTCAGCCCGGTCGGTCCGGCACCGACGATCACCACCGGAATCATCACAGCGCGCCTGACAGGACAGTGGCGTAGCAGGCGACCAGCACGCCGCACACGACTGCGGGCGCGACCTCGCGCGCGCCGTCACCGCGCCGAAGGTGGACCGTGAGGGCGCCGCCGAGCAGGAGCAGCAGCCCGCAGGCGGCGGCGATGCCCAGCAGGGGAACGACTGGGCCGAGCGCGACACCGACGGCTCCGGCGACCTCCAGCGCGCCGACGGCCCGGTAGGCCGCCACCGAGAACCCGGCCTTGGCGGCCAACACGCGCATCGGCGCCAATGCCAGCAGCTTGGCAAGCCCGAGGCCGCCGAATGTCACGGCGATGATCGCCGCGATGACGATCATGGCCGTACCCGCACTGTGGAGCGCAGGGCATAGCGGCTCAGCACCGACTCCGCGCCGTGCCGGTCGACTTCTCCCGCGACGGTAACCATGGCGGTGATGGAGCCGTCCTCGATCACCGTGTCCACCGAAGCACCATTGAGCGCCTCGGCGAGTGCTCGGCGGGTGGCGTCGGCGCGCAACGCCAACTTGTACGGCTTGCCGACGTCGGTGACCGGGAGTGCGTCCAGCACCCAGACCGCTTTCGGCGCTGCCGCCCGCTCGGTGACCTGGTCATTCGCCCACTGGCACAACTCGTCCTCGGTGACCGCGGCGCCAGGCCGAAGGGTTACGTAGGCGACCGGGACCTCCCCCGCGTGCTCGTCCGGCTTGCCGACGGCGCTCGCCGCGGTGACCGCGGGGTGCGACAGCATGGCGTCCTCGACCATCGCCGGGTCGATGTTATGGCCGCCGCGGATGATCAGGTCTTTCGCGCGGCCCGCGAGGTGGATGAAGCCGTCCTCGTCGACGCGAGCGAGGTCGCCGGTGTTGAGCCAGCCTTCGGTGAGCGTGCCGAGTCCGTCCAGGGTGTGCCCGTGGTCGTCGCGGCCGGTGACGTAGCCGGGGAAGACCGTGGGTCCGCTGATCACCAGGACGCCGACTTCTCCTGCGGGCAGGTCCTGCCAGGTCCCGTCCTCGTGGACCCGGACAGCTTTCACCTGCTGATACGGCAGGCGCTGTCCTACCGCGCCGGGTCGTGGGGCGTCGGGAAAGCTGCGGGCGGTGGCGCAGGTGGCTTCCGTCAGGCCGTAGCCCTCGACCAGTGTTACCCCGGTGTGTGCCTGGAAGCCGTCGCGCACCGCCTCGGGCAATGGGGAGGCGCCGACCATCGCGTAGCGCAGGCCGGTGATGTCGGCGTCGACCGGCAGGTGGGTCAAGACGGCGTACACCGTGGGGACGGCGCTCATGGCGGTGACGCTGTAGTGCTCGACGATCTTCCAGAAGGTGCCGATCAACCCTGGGTCGCGGTAGCCAAGCGGCCCGGCCCACAGCACCTGCTGTCCGTTGAACAGCGGGGACAGCAGGGTGACCACCAATGCGTTGACGTGGAACAACGGCAGGGCGGCGAAGAGCACCGAGTCGGCGTCGAGCAGGGGGTTGGCGGCCAGCATCCACGCGTCGGCGACTTCGTTGGTGTGGGTGTGGGCGGCCAGTTTCGGCGCGCCCGTCGTGCCGCCGGTGTGGAAGAGCCCGGCGAGATCGGTGCTCGTGGGTGGCTTCCCGGCGAACTCCGTCGGGTCCTCCCCCGCGGCCAAGTCGTCCAGGAAGCGCGCGCCGTCGGGTAGCTCCGGCGTGTCCTCGGCATCGGTGGGTCGCAGCACGAGGAGGGTGTCAACCGGAAGCCGCCGTGCGGTGTCCCAAGTGGAGGGCGCGAGTTCGGGGCCGGCGGTGATCAGGATTCGGGCGCCGGAGCGGGCGAGCAGTTCGGTGAGGTGCTGTGGTGACAGGCTTCCGTTGAGCGGGGCGGCGATGCCCGCGAGCTGTGCCGCGAGCGTCGCCGGGACCAGTTCGGCGCAGTTGGGCGACATCAAGGCCACCGCGTCACCGCGCCGGACGCCGAGCCGGTGCAGCAGGTTGGCGTAGCGGTGCACGTCGGCGAGCAGTTCGGCGTAGGTCCGGCGCACCGGTTCGCGCCAGCGGGCGGCTTCGGGCAGGACGGTGATCGCCGTCCGGTCGGGCCACAGAGCGGCGGCTCGGGTGAGCAGTGCGTAGGTGGTCTCGGGCAGGCCGCGGTCGGCCATCGGGACGGATTCGATCGACGTCAGGTCCGCCGGGTCGGCGCAGGCGGGCCACAGCAGGTCCTCAGTGGACACGGTCATCGTGTCCAC is drawn from Actinokineospora alba and contains these coding sequences:
- a CDS encoding protein adenylyltransferase SelO; this translates as MSIPLSRRFADAVPEMAIPWAADDAPSPRLLVLNDLLAVDLGLDPDWLRSPDGVRFLVGRHVPEGATPVAQAYAGHQFGNYSPRLGDGRALLLGELVHADGLPRDLHLKGSGRTPFSRGGDGFAAVGPMLREYVVSEAMHALGIPTTRSLAVVATGREIRRETVLPGAVLARVAGSHLRVGSFQYARATDDVDLLRRLADHAIARHHPAAADAENPYLALFDAVVAAQSSLVARWMLVGFVHGVMNTDNVTISGETIDYGPCAFMEAYDPATVYSSIDHGGRYAYGNQPGITGWNLARLAESLLPLFADDEDRAIALAVDALGAFPGLYENAVTAGTHAKLGLPQGIDAGTLVEDLRTILRDNHVDHTSFHRRLATGAARDLVLDLAAIDGWLARWRALSPDTDAMRLVNPAYVPRNHLVEQALAAAVDGDNTPLTRLLDAVTDPFTESGDRAELAEPAPAGSGAYRTFCGT
- the mhpA gene encoding bifunctional 3-(3-hydroxy-phenyl)propionate/3-hydroxycinnamic acid hydroxylase MhpA, with the translated sequence MIPVVIVGAGPTGLTAAALLGQQGVECLVLERWESVYPQPRAVHLDDEIYRILARMGLGEEFAAISWPCHGLRLLDSDLRVLAEFRRSSTVGRHGFPEANMFDQPELERLLRENLARRPSVTFRGDVEVTAVVQDSDSVRVEFTDRASGASESVHAQYVLGCDGANSLVRASIGAAMRDLGLAQRWLVVDVATDAELGQWEGVHQVCDRDRAATYMRIGKRRHRWEFRLAPDEVAEDYRELIKLHPLIQPWTKDIPVDDLELVRCAEYTFRARIADRWRDRRVFLLGDAAHLTPPFIGQGMGAGLRDAANLAWKLAGVLRRALPESTLDTYQAERAPHARTMIRLAKLVGHAMTEGGEAANFLRRLVLPRLRLLPGLKARVLSSETPTLRRSSLVLRGALAGTLCPNACLPDGRRLDDVAAHSFAVITTTTPTATQRAALEAADAVLIETHPGDDLHHWLQRAGAAVVRPDGTVLTTTHDLAEGCAQLLRLTGNS
- a CDS encoding DoxX family protein; this encodes MIVIAAIIAVTFGGLGLAKLLALAPMRVLAAKAGFSVAAYRAVGALEVAGAVGVALGPVVPLLGIAAACGLLLLLGGALTVHLRRGDGAREVAPAVVCGVLVACYATVLSGAL
- a CDS encoding acyl-CoA synthetase; the protein is MTVSTEDLLWPACADPADLTSIESVPMADRGLPETTYALLTRAAALWPDRTAITVLPEAARWREPVRRTYAELLADVHRYANLLHRLGVRRGDAVALMSPNCAELVPATLAAQLAGIAAPLNGSLSPQHLTELLARSGARILITAGPELAPSTWDTARRLPVDTLLVLRPTDAEDTPELPDGARFLDDLAAGEDPTEFAGKPPTSTDLAGLFHTGGTTGAPKLAAHTHTNEVADAWMLAANPLLDADSVLFAALPLFHVNALVVTLLSPLFNGQQVLWAGPLGYRDPGLIGTFWKIVEHYSVTAMSAVPTVYAVLTHLPVDADITGLRYAMVGASPLPEAVRDGFQAHTGVTLVEGYGLTEATCATARSFPDAPRPGAVGQRLPYQQVKAVRVHEDGTWQDLPAGEVGVLVISGPTVFPGYVTGRDDHGHTLDGLGTLTEGWLNTGDLARVDEDGFIHLAGRAKDLIIRGGHNIDPAMVEDAMLSHPAVTAASAVGKPDEHAGEVPVAYVTLRPGAAVTEDELCQWANDQVTERAAAPKAVWVLDALPVTDVGKPYKLALRADATRRALAEALNGASVDTVIEDGSITAMVTVAGEVDRHGAESVLSRYALRSTVRVRP